A part of Variovorax sp. HW608 genomic DNA contains:
- a CDS encoding type II toxin-antitoxin system RelE/ParE family toxin — protein sequence MKAVFVELPVFAQYRDEYLSEEEFSALQNEMMKNPEAGDIIKGTGGLRKLRFADPARGKGKRGGLRVIHFWWDGGSQFWLFTLYNKDEMSDLNDKQKAALKKMLTKELEARNGKAKSV from the coding sequence GTGAAAGCCGTCTTCGTCGAATTGCCCGTCTTCGCTCAGTACCGCGATGAGTACCTGAGCGAAGAGGAGTTCAGCGCGCTACAAAACGAAATGATGAAGAACCCGGAAGCGGGCGACATCATCAAGGGAACAGGCGGCCTGCGAAAGCTGCGATTCGCCGATCCAGCGCGCGGCAAAGGCAAACGCGGCGGCCTACGCGTCATCCACTTTTGGTGGGATGGCGGTTCGCAATTTTGGCTTTTCACTCTCTACAACAAGGATGAAATGTCCGATCTCAACGACAAGCAAAAGGCTGCGTTGAAGAAGATGCTCACCAAGGAATTGGAGGCCCGAAATGGCAAAGCGAAATCTGTTTGA
- a CDS encoding helix-turn-helix domain-containing protein has product MAKRNLFEEITGGFEALADERAGKRTLRTHTVEAQPAPSVTPVKIVELRERLHLSRPVFARVLRTNPRTLENWEQGRAKPNAQAAALIRLVDRYPDTVDRLAAV; this is encoded by the coding sequence ATGGCAAAGCGAAATCTGTTTGAAGAAATCACCGGCGGCTTTGAGGCCCTGGCCGACGAACGCGCGGGCAAGCGCACCTTGCGCACGCACACCGTCGAGGCGCAACCAGCTCCCAGCGTCACGCCGGTCAAGATTGTCGAGCTGCGGGAGCGCCTGCACCTGTCGCGCCCCGTGTTCGCACGGGTTCTGCGGACCAATCCCCGCACTCTGGAAAATTGGGAGCAAGGCCGAGCCAAGCCGAACGCGCAAGCTGCCGCCCTCATCCGCCTTGTTGACCGATACCCTGACACCGTTGACCGACTGGCGGCCGTGTAG
- a CDS encoding DUF1127 domain-containing protein, producing the protein MHSRTSTLLARLLKWLRELHSVRQDHRLPRALSDHELRDLGLNRTEIPGLLSDTEAPWSVPYSRAQRGANARPARRR; encoded by the coding sequence ATGCACTCACGCACAAGCACGCTGCTCGCTCGTCTTCTGAAGTGGCTTCGCGAACTGCACTCCGTGCGACAGGACCATCGCCTGCCGCGCGCGCTCAGCGACCACGAGTTGCGTGATCTGGGTCTGAACCGCACCGAGATTCCCGGATTGCTCAGCGATACGGAGGCGCCGTGGAGCGTGCCGTACAGCCGCGCGCAGCGCGGTGCGAATGCGCGGCCAGCGAGGCGACGGTAA
- a CDS encoding molybdopterin-dependent oxidoreductase: protein MNKRDFLGKAALAGLLPAATSASALAASSALKGPGLLTISGAVGRSNRGAVDPALDQMFVKHGIQFEKAHVFDAEALRRLPVVQIRPTLEYDAKQHTLAGPLLTTVLEAAGVTGGKETQLFLHAVDGYVVPLNLADARGFRMIVATEIDGTPLALGGLGPQWAVYEADTLAAFKDKPLKERFALCPWGLYSIDVRKG from the coding sequence ATGAACAAACGCGACTTCCTCGGCAAGGCGGCACTGGCCGGCCTGCTCCCTGCCGCCACCTCCGCTTCCGCACTCGCTGCGTCTTCGGCCTTGAAAGGCCCCGGCCTGCTCACCATCAGCGGCGCCGTCGGCAGGTCCAACCGCGGTGCGGTCGATCCGGCCCTCGACCAGATGTTCGTCAAGCACGGCATCCAGTTCGAGAAGGCCCATGTGTTCGACGCCGAAGCATTGCGCCGGCTGCCGGTGGTGCAGATCCGGCCGACGCTCGAATACGACGCGAAGCAGCACACGCTTGCCGGCCCGCTGCTGACCACGGTGCTCGAAGCGGCCGGCGTGACCGGCGGCAAGGAGACCCAGCTCTTCCTGCACGCGGTCGACGGCTACGTGGTGCCGCTCAACCTCGCCGATGCGCGCGGCTTCCGCATGATCGTCGCGACCGAGATCGACGGCACGCCGCTGGCGCTCGGCGGACTCGGCCCGCAGTGGGCGGTGTACGAAGCCGACACCCTGGCCGCGTTCAAGGACAAGCCGCTCAAGGAGCGCTTCGCGCTCTGCCCCTGGGGGCTGTATAGCATCGACGTGCGCAAGGGCTGA
- a CDS encoding CopD family protein, translating into MPAPYAVLLFVHILAAAFWVGGMALMHLAVRPAAVATLEPPQRLPFLAATLERFFVGVSTSIVLLLATGFGMVWLAGSFANVRWNVHAMLALGLVMMAIYLHIRFAPFPRLRDAVVARAWPVAASNLDTIRKLVGLNLLLGVIVFALAVIGRAI; encoded by the coding sequence ATGCCCGCGCCCTACGCCGTCCTCCTCTTCGTCCACATCCTCGCCGCCGCCTTCTGGGTCGGCGGCATGGCGCTGATGCACCTCGCGGTGCGGCCGGCCGCGGTGGCCACGCTCGAGCCGCCGCAGCGATTGCCGTTCCTCGCCGCAACGCTCGAGCGTTTCTTCGTCGGCGTATCGACCTCGATCGTGCTGCTGCTCGCCACCGGGTTCGGCATGGTCTGGCTGGCCGGCAGCTTTGCGAACGTTCGGTGGAACGTGCACGCGATGCTCGCGCTCGGGCTCGTGATGATGGCGATCTACCTGCACATCCGTTTCGCGCCCTTTCCGCGATTGCGAGATGCGGTCGTTGCTCGCGCATGGCCCGTGGCGGCGTCCAATCTCGACACCATCCGCAAGCTGGTCGGGCTGAACCTGCTGCTCGGCGTGATCGTGTTCGCGCTCGCGGTGATCGGCCGCGCGATCTGA
- a CDS encoding tripartite tricarboxylate transporter substrate binding protein translates to MTTSLPGRRSLIAASLALLALGGAHAEGDWPRGQTIRLIVPFTAGSGTDIVARLVAEKLGPALGTSVIIDNKPGAGGTLGATQVAKAPADGYTLLIHSAGHLVNPAIYPNLPYDTLKDFAGITPLASLPNVLVTSPGRFADEKDLVAQVKARPGGFNYASAGNGSATHMNAEVFRLAAGLQAQHVPFRGTPEAMTEVMGGRIDWFFAPMVSALPLVKDGRLKALAVGTGKRSAVMPEIPTTVEAGVPGSEYLFWVGLFAPAKTPRPVVDRVQAEVSKIMESPDLKARLDKLGAEPFTMPSAQFDKFLADETAKAQQVVKAAGIKVD, encoded by the coding sequence ATGACGACATCCCTCCCCGGCCGGCGCAGCCTGATCGCGGCCTCGCTCGCCCTGCTCGCGCTCGGCGGCGCCCATGCCGAGGGCGACTGGCCGCGCGGGCAGACGATCCGGCTGATCGTGCCCTTCACCGCAGGCAGCGGCACCGACATCGTGGCCCGGCTCGTGGCCGAGAAGCTCGGACCCGCGCTCGGCACCAGCGTGATCATCGACAACAAGCCCGGCGCGGGCGGCACGCTCGGCGCGACGCAGGTGGCGAAGGCGCCGGCGGACGGCTACACGCTGCTGATCCACTCCGCCGGGCACCTGGTCAATCCGGCGATCTATCCGAACCTGCCCTACGACACGCTCAAGGACTTCGCCGGCATCACGCCGCTCGCGAGCCTGCCGAACGTGCTGGTGACTTCGCCCGGTCGCTTCGCCGACGAGAAGGACCTCGTCGCCCAGGTCAAGGCCAGGCCGGGCGGCTTCAACTACGCGTCGGCCGGCAACGGCTCGGCCACGCACATGAATGCGGAGGTGTTCCGGCTCGCGGCGGGGCTGCAGGCGCAGCACGTGCCCTTCCGCGGCACGCCCGAGGCGATGACCGAAGTGATGGGCGGGCGCATCGACTGGTTCTTCGCGCCGATGGTCTCGGCGCTGCCGCTCGTCAAGGACGGCCGGCTCAAGGCGCTCGCGGTCGGCACCGGCAAGCGCTCCGCGGTGATGCCGGAGATCCCGACCACCGTCGAGGCCGGCGTGCCGGGTTCCGAGTACCTGTTCTGGGTCGGCCTCTTTGCGCCCGCGAAGACACCCAGGCCCGTGGTCGACCGCGTGCAGGCCGAAGTCAGCAAGATCATGGAATCGCCCGACCTGAAGGCCCGCCTCGACAAGCTCGGCGCCGAGCCTTTCACCATGCCTTCGGCGCAGTTCGACAAGTTCCTCGCCGACGAGACGGCGAAGGCGCAACAGGTGGTCAAGGCCGCGGGCATCAAGGTGGATTGA
- the ltrA gene encoding group II intron reverse transcriptase/maturase has translation MSNRGGKSDRCVVPQKLPNKAAGEIPAAAEAVEGRRRAKGNAIAARMSRRSVRVYDMGTALDGIRQTAKGRRGARFTGLLHHIYAVERLRAAYLALKRDAAAGVDGQTWQSYGQDLEGNLLELSERLARGGYRPQPVKRVYIDKADGSKRPLGVPALEDKLVQRATVEVLNAIYEQDFLGFSYGFRPRRSAHNALDAVAVGVSARKVNWILDADISKFFDTIERDWLVKFIEHRVADARVVRLIKKWLHAGVLEDGRLMQSELGTVQGGSVSPLLANIYLHYAFDLWVKQWRGRYARGDVIVVRYADDWVAGFQFRDDAERFQRAVAERLGQFGLKLHPEKTRLIEFGRFAQENRRRKGQGKPQTFDFLGFTHCCGKTRKGHFMVLRLTSAKRLRAKLQAVKIELRRRMHHPIPEQGQYLQAVVVGHGRYFGVPDNGARLRTFRFQVARLWHRTLCRRSQSRGLTWRRMYRLIAHWLPDPHICHPYPNQRLIVMTQGRSRMR, from the coding sequence ATGAGCAACAGAGGCGGGAAGTCGGATCGCTGCGTAGTACCGCAGAAGCTGCCGAACAAGGCCGCGGGTGAAATCCCTGCGGCGGCGGAGGCGGTGGAGGGAAGGCGGCGAGCCAAGGGAAATGCCATCGCGGCGCGCATGTCCCGCAGATCGGTGCGGGTCTATGACATGGGAACTGCGCTCGATGGCATACGACAGACGGCAAAGGGCCGTCGTGGTGCGAGGTTCACGGGACTGCTGCACCACATCTACGCGGTCGAACGCCTGCGGGCGGCCTACCTCGCGCTCAAGCGCGATGCGGCCGCCGGGGTGGACGGCCAGACCTGGCAGTCGTACGGGCAGGACCTGGAGGGCAACCTCCTGGAGCTGTCCGAGCGGTTGGCCCGAGGGGGCTACCGGCCCCAGCCTGTGAAGAGGGTGTACATCGACAAGGCCGACGGCAGCAAGCGCCCCCTGGGCGTGCCGGCGCTGGAGGACAAACTCGTCCAGCGCGCCACGGTCGAGGTGTTGAACGCCATCTACGAGCAGGACTTCCTCGGGTTCAGCTACGGCTTCAGGCCCAGGCGCAGCGCGCACAACGCGCTGGACGCCGTGGCGGTGGGTGTGAGCGCAAGGAAGGTGAACTGGATACTCGATGCGGACATCAGCAAGTTCTTCGACACGATCGAGAGGGACTGGCTGGTGAAGTTCATCGAACATCGCGTGGCTGACGCGCGCGTGGTGCGGCTGATCAAGAAATGGCTGCACGCGGGCGTGCTGGAGGACGGCAGGCTCATGCAAAGTGAATTGGGTACGGTGCAAGGCGGCAGCGTCAGTCCGCTGCTGGCCAACATCTACCTGCACTATGCGTTCGACCTGTGGGTGAAGCAGTGGAGGGGGCGCTACGCCCGAGGCGACGTGATCGTCGTGCGCTATGCCGACGATTGGGTGGCCGGGTTCCAGTTCCGTGACGACGCCGAGCGCTTCCAGCGCGCGGTGGCCGAGCGGCTGGGCCAGTTCGGGCTGAAGCTGCACCCCGAGAAGACGCGGCTGATCGAGTTCGGGCGCTTCGCCCAGGAGAACCGACGCCGCAAGGGACAAGGCAAACCGCAGACCTTCGACTTCCTGGGCTTCACGCATTGCTGCGGGAAGACGAGGAAGGGTCACTTCATGGTCTTGCGGCTGACCAGTGCCAAACGCCTGCGAGCCAAACTGCAGGCGGTCAAGATCGAACTCAGACGGCGCATGCACCACCCGATCCCCGAGCAGGGCCAGTACCTGCAGGCGGTGGTGGTTGGGCATGGCCGGTACTTTGGCGTGCCTGACAACGGCGCGCGGCTGAGGACATTCCGCTTCCAGGTCGCTAGGCTGTGGCATCGCACGCTGTGCCGCCGCAGTCAGAGCCGTGGCCTGACCTGGCGTCGAATGTATCGATTGATCGCGCATTGGCTTCCTGATCCCCACATCTGCCACCCTTACCCGAACCAGCGTCTGATCGTCATGACCCAAGGCAGGAGCCGTATGCGGTAG
- a CDS encoding cupin domain-containing protein, producing the protein MHVTRFDDAPAYEAPNHFDMRCLRLQGKEAGPSTQMWMGMSQLMPGGHTTLDGSPIEKLYLVLEGRLTVVGEIDGHRQEQELGPYDSCRFAPGEKRQLVNRTNRPALVALVMANASPD; encoded by the coding sequence ATGCACGTGACCCGCTTCGACGATGCGCCCGCCTACGAGGCGCCCAACCACTTCGACATGCGCTGCCTGCGCCTGCAGGGCAAGGAGGCCGGCCCCTCGACGCAGATGTGGATGGGCATGAGCCAGCTCATGCCCGGCGGCCACACCACGCTCGACGGCTCGCCGATCGAGAAGCTCTATCTCGTGCTCGAAGGCCGGCTGACCGTGGTCGGCGAAATCGACGGGCACCGCCAGGAGCAGGAACTCGGCCCTTACGACAGCTGCCGCTTCGCGCCCGGCGAGAAGCGGCAACTCGTCAACCGCACCAACCGGCCCGCGCTGGTGGCGTTGGTGATGGCCAACGCGTCGCCGGACTGA
- a CDS encoding quinone oxidoreductase family protein yields the protein MVENDRALALRVRQKAANLDELRLEAAPQSQPAAKPGFAVVQVCAAAVNPSDVKATLGIMPQAVWPRTPGRDFAGIVVDGPGEWVGREVYGSGGDVGITRDGSHARFLVLPVDALRDKPRGISMDEAGAVGVPFVTAYEGFRRSGMPRAGQTVLVLGANGKVGQAAVQLAAQGGARVIAVQRRPGPFEGFACAPVDLIDAREGEVAARVRELTHGRGVDIAYNTVGSAYFDAANKSMAKGATQIFISTHERAVSFDIFAFYRGTHTYVGIDSLAMDCIASTVQLDAMREGFERGTLKPFPVARAFALDEAIDAYRLVLSGSTDRVVLRP from the coding sequence ATGGTTGAAAACGATCGGGCGCTCGCGCTGCGCGTGCGCCAGAAGGCCGCGAATCTCGACGAGCTGCGGCTCGAAGCCGCGCCGCAATCGCAGCCGGCGGCGAAGCCGGGCTTCGCGGTGGTCCAGGTGTGCGCCGCCGCAGTGAACCCCAGCGACGTGAAAGCGACGCTGGGCATCATGCCGCAGGCCGTGTGGCCTCGCACGCCGGGCCGCGACTTCGCGGGCATCGTGGTCGATGGCCCGGGCGAGTGGGTCGGACGCGAGGTCTACGGTTCGGGCGGCGACGTGGGCATCACGCGCGACGGCTCGCATGCACGCTTCCTCGTGCTGCCGGTGGACGCGCTGCGCGACAAGCCGCGCGGCATCTCGATGGACGAGGCCGGCGCGGTCGGCGTGCCGTTCGTGACCGCCTACGAAGGCTTCCGCCGCAGCGGCATGCCGCGTGCCGGGCAGACGGTGCTGGTGCTCGGCGCGAACGGCAAGGTCGGCCAGGCGGCGGTGCAGCTCGCCGCCCAGGGCGGCGCGCGCGTGATCGCGGTGCAGCGGCGCCCGGGGCCGTTCGAAGGCTTCGCCTGCGCGCCGGTCGACCTGATCGATGCGCGCGAGGGCGAAGTCGCCGCCCGCGTGCGCGAGCTCACCCACGGGCGCGGGGTGGACATTGCCTACAACACCGTCGGCAGCGCCTACTTCGACGCCGCCAACAAGTCGATGGCCAAGGGCGCGACGCAGATCTTCATCTCCACGCACGAGCGCGCGGTGTCCTTCGACATCTTCGCGTTCTACCGCGGCACGCACACCTACGTGGGGATCGATTCGCTCGCGATGGACTGCATCGCATCCACCGTGCAGCTCGACGCGATGCGCGAGGGCTTCGAGCGCGGCACGCTCAAGCCCTTCCCGGTGGCGCGCGCGTTCGCGCTCGACGAGGCGATCGACGCCTACCGGCTGGTGCTTTCCGGCAGCACCGACCGCGTCGTGCTGCGCCCCTGA
- a CDS encoding 3-keto-5-aminohexanoate cleavage protein, whose translation MNTKTLITCAVTGNLVKPEQTPHLPITPTQIADECLAAAEAGAGQVHIHVRDPKTGRPSMEVDLYREVVDRIRRGNRDLIINLTTGPGGRFIPSEDDPKVAAPGSTLLPPEKRVEHIALIRPDVCSLDLNTMNSGPDVVINTPKNVRRMAKVMREAGVKPELEIFDSGDIHMALDLIADGTLDGPGMWTFVLGVKYGFMPTPQTVLYARDMLPRGAFWSAFGIGRMEFPIVAQAWLLGGHVRVGMEDNIYLEKGVLAQSNAQLVAKARDIIQSLGGEIATAREARTMLGLGEART comes from the coding sequence ATGAACACGAAGACGCTGATCACCTGCGCGGTCACGGGCAACCTCGTGAAGCCCGAGCAGACACCGCACCTGCCGATCACGCCCACACAAATCGCCGACGAATGCCTCGCGGCCGCCGAAGCCGGTGCGGGCCAGGTGCACATCCATGTGCGCGACCCGAAGACCGGGCGGCCCTCGATGGAAGTCGATCTCTACCGCGAGGTGGTCGACCGCATCCGCCGCGGCAACCGCGACCTGATCATCAACCTCACGACCGGGCCGGGCGGCCGCTTCATCCCGAGCGAGGACGACCCGAAGGTCGCCGCGCCCGGCAGCACGCTGCTGCCGCCGGAAAAGCGCGTGGAGCACATCGCGCTCATCCGGCCCGACGTCTGCTCGCTCGACCTCAACACGATGAATTCGGGCCCCGACGTGGTCATCAACACGCCGAAGAACGTGCGCCGCATGGCGAAGGTGATGCGCGAAGCCGGCGTGAAGCCCGAACTGGAGATCTTCGATTCGGGCGACATCCACATGGCGCTCGACCTCATCGCCGACGGCACGCTCGACGGCCCCGGCATGTGGACCTTCGTCCTCGGCGTGAAGTACGGCTTCATGCCCACGCCGCAGACCGTGCTGTATGCGCGCGACATGCTGCCGCGCGGCGCCTTCTGGAGCGCCTTCGGCATCGGCCGCATGGAGTTCCCGATCGTCGCCCAGGCCTGGCTGCTGGGCGGCCATGTGCGCGTGGGCATGGAAGACAACATCTATCTCGAAAAGGGCGTGCTCGCGCAAAGCAATGCGCAGCTCGTCGCGAAGGCGCGCGACATCATCCAGAGCCTGGGCGGCGAAATCGCCACGGCACGCGAGGCGCGCACGATGCTTGGACTCGGGGAGGCACGCACATGA
- a CDS encoding SDR family NAD(P)-dependent oxidoreductase: MSFEPTSRLDGKVAVITGGLGAIGYATARRLAALGATCVLLHRRGDDGAARAAALPGGSAQRHFAIRADIVDTSSLRKAASLVQSSYGRCDILVNSAGHTQPVAAADLEALTDELIDDLMRANFRGVFATIREFAPLLKQSGDALVANVSSIAGFTGVGSNLAYVAAKAGLDVVGDALAKVLAPAVRVVSVSPGAVESTFVPGRGEDFKAKVAATTPLGRIGSPEDVACAIEALATTMRFVTGTRIVVDGGRHL, encoded by the coding sequence ATGAGCTTCGAACCCACATCCCGACTCGACGGCAAGGTCGCGGTCATCACCGGCGGCCTCGGCGCGATCGGCTATGCGACGGCACGCCGGCTCGCGGCGCTCGGCGCGACCTGCGTGCTGCTGCACCGCCGCGGCGATGACGGCGCCGCGCGCGCCGCCGCCTTGCCGGGCGGCAGCGCGCAGCGCCACTTCGCGATCCGCGCCGACATCGTCGACACATCGAGCCTGCGCAAGGCGGCCTCCCTGGTGCAGTCCAGCTACGGGCGCTGCGACATCCTCGTGAACAGCGCCGGCCACACGCAGCCGGTGGCCGCCGCCGACCTCGAAGCATTGACCGACGAGCTCATCGACGACCTGATGCGCGCCAACTTCCGCGGCGTGTTCGCGACCATCCGCGAGTTCGCGCCGCTGCTCAAGCAGAGCGGCGACGCCCTGGTGGCCAACGTGTCGTCCATCGCGGGCTTTACCGGCGTGGGCAGCAATCTCGCCTACGTCGCGGCGAAGGCCGGCCTCGACGTGGTGGGCGATGCGCTCGCCAAGGTGCTCGCGCCCGCGGTGCGCGTGGTGTCGGTGTCGCCCGGCGCGGTCGAGTCGACCTTCGTGCCCGGACGCGGCGAGGACTTCAAGGCCAAGGTGGCCGCCACCACGCCGCTCGGCCGCATCGGATCGCCCGAAGACGTGGCGTGTGCGATCGAGGCGCTGGCGACCACGATGCGCTTCGTGACCGGCACGCGCATCGTCGTGGACGGGGGGCGGCACCTATGA
- a CDS encoding dioxygenase family protein produces the protein MNIVTTPDSVLEMATRAMARTPDPRLCTVMQSLTRHLHAFVQEVKLTEEEFERALGFIVAIGQASGEKKNEVVLAADLLGVSTLVALLNNQDPQGESPAALLGPFWRANAPVCDAGESIARSETPGTPLEVTGTVRNGAGQPIAGATVDVWQASPVGLYENQDESQDDMNLRGRFKTDDEGRFRLRTVRPAGYPVPTDGPCGELLRAQQRHPNRPAHLHFMVSKPGHKVLITQVFADDDENLESDPVFGVTRRLIGRFEPHESTGQATLRHDFVLEPGEMKFPHPPIP, from the coding sequence ATGAACATCGTCACCACCCCCGATTCCGTGCTCGAAATGGCGACCCGGGCCATGGCCCGCACGCCCGATCCGCGCCTCTGCACCGTCATGCAATCGCTCACGCGCCACCTGCATGCCTTCGTGCAGGAAGTGAAGCTGACCGAGGAGGAGTTCGAGCGCGCGCTCGGCTTCATCGTCGCGATCGGACAGGCCAGCGGCGAGAAGAAGAACGAGGTCGTGCTCGCCGCCGACCTGCTCGGCGTCTCGACCTTGGTCGCGCTGCTCAACAACCAGGACCCGCAGGGCGAATCGCCCGCTGCGCTGCTCGGGCCGTTCTGGCGCGCGAACGCGCCGGTGTGCGATGCGGGCGAGAGCATCGCGCGCTCGGAAACGCCCGGCACGCCGCTGGAGGTGACGGGCACGGTGCGCAACGGCGCGGGCCAGCCGATCGCGGGCGCGACGGTCGATGTGTGGCAGGCCTCGCCGGTCGGGCTCTACGAGAACCAGGACGAGTCGCAGGACGACATGAACCTGCGCGGCCGCTTCAAGACCGACGATGAAGGCCGCTTCCGCCTCCGGACCGTGCGGCCGGCCGGCTATCCGGTGCCCACCGACGGCCCCTGCGGCGAGCTGCTGCGCGCGCAGCAGCGGCATCCCAACCGGCCCGCGCACCTGCACTTCATGGTGAGCAAGCCGGGGCACAAGGTGCTGATCACGCAGGTCTTCGCGGACGACGACGAGAACCTCGAAAGCGATCCGGTGTTCGGCGTCACGCGCCGGCTGATCGGCCGCTTCGAGCCGCACGAGAGCACGGGCCAGGCGACGCTGCGGCACGACTTCGTGCTGGAACCCGGCGAGATGAAGTTCCCCCATCCTCCGATCCCCTGA
- a CDS encoding LacI family DNA-binding transcriptional regulator, producing the protein MNPNQSSAVTIRDVAQAAGVHVSTVSRALNPDKRGLISAEVLRVVEEAAQRLGYRPNRAASALRTGRTQTIGVLLPDITNPVFPPILEGIEASAAARGFFVFVANVADHVLAQPIVERMLAQRVDGLVMAIATRDDPLVDFIVRAGMHAVLVNRADESGRLPAVVSDDRLAMKLAVDHLVATGHRRIAHLAGPQGVPTGVARRQGVEQALRDRGLEMACVAECEGYTREAGRAAMRRLLAENERPEAVVCCNDLVALGAYDVLRELRIKVPRDISITGHNDMPLVDMVDPPLTTIRLPHRELGWRAAEMLFDEIDGKALSASTVVLRPELIVRESTRKASGS; encoded by the coding sequence ATGAACCCGAACCAGTCCTCCGCCGTCACCATCCGCGATGTCGCCCAGGCGGCGGGCGTCCATGTGTCGACGGTGTCGCGCGCGCTCAATCCCGACAAGCGCGGCCTCATCAGCGCCGAGGTGCTGCGGGTGGTGGAGGAAGCGGCGCAGCGGCTCGGCTACCGGCCCAACCGCGCGGCGTCGGCGCTGCGCACCGGGCGCACGCAGACCATCGGCGTGCTGCTGCCCGACATCACCAACCCGGTGTTCCCGCCGATCCTGGAGGGCATCGAGGCCAGTGCGGCGGCGCGCGGTTTCTTCGTCTTCGTCGCCAACGTCGCGGACCATGTGCTGGCGCAGCCGATCGTCGAGCGCATGCTCGCGCAGCGCGTGGACGGGCTCGTGATGGCCATCGCCACGCGCGACGATCCGCTGGTGGATTTCATCGTCCGGGCCGGCATGCATGCGGTGCTCGTGAACCGCGCCGACGAGAGCGGCCGCCTGCCCGCGGTGGTGAGCGACGACCGGCTCGCGATGAAGCTCGCGGTCGACCACCTCGTCGCTACCGGCCATCGCCGCATCGCGCATCTCGCCGGTCCGCAGGGCGTGCCGACCGGCGTCGCCCGAAGGCAGGGCGTGGAGCAGGCGCTGCGCGACCGCGGGCTGGAGATGGCCTGCGTCGCCGAATGCGAGGGCTACACGCGCGAAGCCGGCCGCGCGGCGATGCGCAGGCTGCTCGCCGAGAACGAACGGCCCGAAGCGGTGGTGTGCTGCAACGACCTCGTCGCGCTCGGCGCCTACGACGTGCTGCGCGAGCTTCGCATCAAGGTGCCGCGCGATATCTCGATCACCGGCCACAACGACATGCCGCTGGTCGACATGGTGGATCCGCCGCTCACCACCATCCGCCTGCCGCACCGCGAGCTCGGCTGGCGTGCCGCGGAAATGCTGTTCGACGAGATCGACGGCAAGGCGCTGTCGGCCTCGACGGTGGTGCTGCGGCCCGAGCTCATCGTGCGTGAATCGACGCGAAAGGCTTCCGGAAGCTGA
- a CDS encoding DMT family transporter: MIDRKDHLDARATALLLACCAFWGLQQILIKTTVAEVPPLWQAAIRMSGAVVLLWLWCRWRGVPLFERDGTLMGGLLAGALFAGEFTCIYLGLQRTSASRLTVFLYSSPFVVALLLPRFVRAERLRGIQWIGLAIAFCGVVLAFSESFGRSASGQLHGDALALLAGMLWGLTTLAIRTTRLATASAEKALFYQIAVTAAVLPVLSLALGEAWGFAYSGYAWFSIALQTAIGAFASYLAWMWMLRHYPATRVSSFTFLTPLFALVFGVLLLAEPLTLQLVLALAGVAMGIVLVNRRA; encoded by the coding sequence ATGATCGACCGCAAGGACCACCTCGACGCCCGCGCCACCGCCCTCCTCCTCGCCTGCTGCGCCTTCTGGGGATTGCAGCAGATCCTCATAAAGACCACCGTTGCCGAAGTGCCGCCGCTGTGGCAGGCCGCCATCCGCATGAGCGGCGCGGTCGTGCTGCTGTGGCTGTGGTGCCGCTGGCGCGGTGTTCCGCTGTTCGAGCGCGACGGCACCTTGATGGGCGGCCTGCTCGCGGGTGCGCTGTTCGCGGGCGAATTCACCTGCATCTACCTCGGGCTGCAGCGCACCAGCGCGTCGCGGCTCACAGTGTTTCTCTACAGCTCGCCCTTCGTGGTCGCGCTGCTGCTGCCGCGCTTCGTGCGCGCGGAGCGGCTGCGCGGCATCCAGTGGATCGGCCTCGCGATCGCCTTCTGCGGCGTGGTGCTGGCCTTCAGCGAAAGCTTCGGCCGCAGCGCATCGGGCCAGCTCCACGGCGATGCGCTCGCGCTCCTGGCCGGCATGCTCTGGGGCCTGACGACGCTCGCGATCCGCACCACGCGGCTGGCGACGGCCAGCGCCGAGAAGGCGCTCTTCTATCAGATCGCGGTCACCGCGGCGGTCCTGCCGGTGCTGTCGCTCGCGCTGGGCGAAGCGTGGGGCTTCGCGTATTCCGGCTATGCATGGTTCTCGATCGCGCTGCAGACCGCGATCGGCGCCTTCGCGAGCTACCTCGCCTGGATGTGGATGCTGCGGCACTACCCGGCCACGCGCGTCTCCTCGTTCACCTTTCTCACGCCGCTGTTCGCGCTGGTGTTCGGCGTGCTGCTGCTCGCGGAGCCGCTGACGCTGCAACTGGTGCTCGCGCTGGCCGGCGTGGCGATGGGCATCGTGCTTGTCAACCGGCGCGCGTGA